A single Dermacentor variabilis isolate Ectoservices chromosome 9, ASM5094787v1, whole genome shotgun sequence DNA region contains:
- the LOC142558009 gene encoding regucalcin-like gives MKVEAASTRRHLLGEGPHWDERSSTLLFVDCLGREVARYDPACGTETRVIRTEGDLGNVIPFAQDNRQLALCMEHGLYRLDLDTHQRELLVEMLDPKSTVKSRLNDGKCDAMGRLWTGSMPSTGVQNLIPEKNNFWSYSKGTLKHKLNGVTLSNGVTWTTDNRVMFYGDSVPGLIYAFDFDVAAGEISNRRVLADFRTTSGYEDLGLPDGMTIDVNDKIWMACFEGSAVVQIDPETAKILTKISFPAKYTTSCCFGGENYDVLYVTTASFRPDATRAEDGLLFRVTELGAKGKAAYEFGG, from the exons ATGAAAGTGGAGGCAGCTAGCACGCGCAGACACCTCCTGGGCGAAGGGCCGCACTGGGACGAGCGGAGCTCGACGCTGCTCTTCGTCGACTGTCTCGGGCGCGAGGTGGCGCGCTACGATCCCGCCTGTGGCACGGAGACTCGGGTCATCCGCACGG AAGGTGACCTGGGCAACGTCATCCCTTTCGCGCAAGACAACCGCCAGCTGGCGCTCTGCATGGAGCACGGCCTGTACCGGCTCGACCTGGACACGCACCAGAGGGAGCTTCTGGTCGAAATGCTCGACCCCAAATCGACGGTGAAGTCACGGCTCAATGACGGCAAGTGTGACGCCATGGGACGCCTCTGGACTG GGTCGATGCCCTCCACAGGGGTGCAGAACCTGATACCAGAGAAGAACAACTTCTGGTCTTACTCGAAGGGAACGCTGAAGCACAAGTTGAACGGGGTGACCTTATCCAACGGCGTCACGTGGACGACGGACAACAGGGTCATGTTCTACGGCGACTCGGTGCCTGGACTGATCTACGCCTTCGATTTCGACGTTGCCGCGGGCGAGATCA GCAACCGGCGCGTGCTGGCCGACTTCCGCACGACGTCCGGCTACGAGGACCTGGGCCTTCCGGACGGCATGACCATCGACGTCAACGACAAGATCTGGATGGCGTGCTTCGAAGGCAGCGCGGTGGTCCAGATTGACCCAGAGACCG ccaaGATCCTGACCAAGATAAGCTTTCCTGCCAAGTACACCACGTCGTGCTGCTTCGGAGGCGAGAACTACGACGTGCTCTACGTCACGACAGCCAGTTTTCGCCCGGACGCCACTAGGGCCGAGGATGGCCTACTCTTCAGAGTTACCGAGCTGGGAGCAAAGGGCAAGGCAGCTTATGAGTTTGGCGGTTAG